In Gopherus evgoodei ecotype Sinaloan lineage chromosome 10, rGopEvg1_v1.p, whole genome shotgun sequence, a single window of DNA contains:
- the RPS15A gene encoding 40S ribosomal protein S15a isoform X2, with amino-acid sequence MVRMNVLADALKSINNAEKRGKRQVLIRPCSKVIVRFLTVMMKHGYIGEFEIIDDHRAGKIVVNLTGRLNKCGVISPRFDVQLKDLEKWQNNLLPSRQFGYIVLTTSAGIMDHEEARRKHTGGKILGFFF; translated from the exons ATGGTGCGCATGAATGTTCTGGCTGATGCCCTTAAGAGCATCAACAATGCAGAGAAACGTGGAAAACGTCAAGTTCTCATTAGACCGTGCTCTAAAGTAATCGTGCGGTTTTTAACTGTGATGATGAAGCATG GTTACATTGGTGAATTTGAGATCATTGATGatcacagagctgggaaaatTGTTGTTAATCTGACAGGCAGACTGAACAAG TGTGGTGTGATCAGTCCCAGATTTGATGTTCAGTTGAAGGACCTGGAAAAGTGGCAGAACAACCTTTTGCCTTCACGTCAGTTTGG GTACATAGTGCTGACAACTTCGGCTGGCATCATGGACCATGAGGAAGCAAGGCGCAAACACACAGGAGGCAAAATCCTGGGATTCTTTTTCTAA
- the RPS15A gene encoding 40S ribosomal protein S15a isoform X1, with product MTARETGERFSLTGRAGIARSLRSPSTTPSSHNTLHAPGLFLFPPSCGTGIMVRMNVLADALKSINNAEKRGKRQVLIRPCSKVIVRFLTVMMKHGYIGEFEIIDDHRAGKIVVNLTGRLNKCGVISPRFDVQLKDLEKWQNNLLPSRQFGYIVLTTSAGIMDHEEARRKHTGGKILGFFF from the exons ATGACAGCACGAGAGACAGGAGAGCGCTTCtctctgactgggagagcaggTATCGCGAGATCTCTGAgatctccttccaccaccccgAGTTCCCATAACACCCTGCACGCGCCTGGCCTCTTCCTTTTTCCGCCATCTTGCGGCACCG GCATCATGGTGCGCATGAATGTTCTGGCTGATGCCCTTAAGAGCATCAACAATGCAGAGAAACGTGGAAAACGTCAAGTTCTCATTAGACCGTGCTCTAAAGTAATCGTGCGGTTTTTAACTGTGATGATGAAGCATG GTTACATTGGTGAATTTGAGATCATTGATGatcacagagctgggaaaatTGTTGTTAATCTGACAGGCAGACTGAACAAG TGTGGTGTGATCAGTCCCAGATTTGATGTTCAGTTGAAGGACCTGGAAAAGTGGCAGAACAACCTTTTGCCTTCACGTCAGTTTGG GTACATAGTGCTGACAACTTCGGCTGGCATCATGGACCATGAGGAAGCAAGGCGCAAACACACAGGAGGCAAAATCCTGGGATTCTTTTTCTAA